Below is a window of Humulus lupulus chromosome 9, drHumLupu1.1, whole genome shotgun sequence DNA.
aaaggtcgcccggtatttcaactctaaagtacgtgaaagaaaatttaatgtgggagatttggtacttagaagagttttccttgacacccgcgatcaagctgctggagtactcaggcctaactgggaaggaccataccaaatcgaagaagttcTCCATCCAGACACTTATAACCTTGCtttcttaaatggagatctcattccttgctattggaatggagaacacctacgcaagtactatcaataaacaattattcttaaagaattggcttgtattaattttactttttacaagtttatgaacaagggttagtcaatcttgtgactgatcgcttataagtgtaagatcatatttttgatcactcgtacatacacgattgtccatttattacgaggaataaaagggactatgcgcaaccagtcaatcttgccaactattatatttattacaagtatttgctcattacgtatgttgttttgctatattatcatttttttataaatgtctATTACGAGCAGttatgttcgaacaggtcttggtcaaggcaagtgatcgaggacctaaagctcctcaatcacttggggggcatataaggtatctagtatgcaaagcatatcgacaagtatatgtaaacacacgagcaaaataagtgaaaacatgctacgatacttagagtatttttcaaaattttgtttaaattttgttaaatcaaatcagagtactatgctaagtttggtcatgcgaacatatgttataataaaataaaaatattataatgtcaagagaaatcctttacactgcgagcagttactgctcggatgtaattgtatgttaaaaggaaaagctgctcgtgcaacaataaaaatataaattgtctcgaTACTACGAATCGAGGTCCGTGTGTCCCAAATTACAGAGTtaaataaaaacaacaaaaattatgaagcaggagggtcttgaggagtttGCTGGTCGACGGAGGCCCTGATTTCCTCTTCCACGCCATCAATGCCTgtagccaaggagatttcagATTTTCGCTCTCTCCTCTTCTTCAAGGCGAGCAAGGCACCTGTTTATTTCAGATTGCCTCAGGCGTTCGGAGAGATAGCTGAAGTTTGCCTCacggttatgcttccagaatgcgtagaagcagttgaaggtggcacccttatacctctccaagttgctggcattggtctcctcgagctctttgatgcaCTCCTCCAACCCCTCAGTCTCCTTTCTGCTGATGACCAAATCATCTTGAAGCTTGGAGGCTTCCTTGAAATTAAGCAAAGAAGTTTAATTTAAGAAGAGGAGGACGAAGTGCAACCAACTttgatttatgatttattttatattgtaaaagaaaaacaaagtaaaaaaaatttatttgttattaattagatttttaatttttgagtatttaaatatttatttaattgctTTGAAGATGttagtattgtttatttttttaatcatttaaaatatatatttttaagaaaaaaatgaggttctcttaaaaattaaataaattagttttaataaaaggaCACAATTTGGTAGCGGTTAAAATTTGGAGGGCAAAATTACTAATTATTCTACATATGACAGTGACATATCAACAAACAAAATGtcacatcatcaatctgttagccacccAGGGCGAAATCTAATAAAAATCTCATATTTGAGTAACGTGCATAATTCAAGAGAAATTTTTAACATCACGAATCATTCTGGAAGCACGATCATATAGTGGTCATAGTTCGGCGAATAAAATtgcaatttattattattattggggACGACTAAAATGtcacatcatcaatctgttagaTACCTATGACAAAATGTAATAGAAATCTCGTTTCACTAACGTGCataatttggaaatttttttAACATGGCTAATTATTCCGAAGGCATAGTCATATAATATTCGGaccaaaaatactatttattctagggtttatacctttttagaccttgtgttttacttcattacttgtttggaccttgtgttttgaaaaattattttttggaccttgtgttttgtaaaatagttcaaataggcccctaaacctgattttgatgaacaaaaaattgaatataacaacacagttcttaagTAGAATAagtgtatttttgttctgagttgtaagtttgatgaattatttgtgattttagttcaaaaaaactttgatcaaaatcgagtttaggggtctatttaaactattttagaaaatacagaatacaaaatataatttgtcaaaacatatgaTACAAACAAAATAACGAGAtaaaatacatgattataaaACTATAAACCTTTGTTCTAATATTAATAACAAGAGTAAGTTTTGGTTTGGTAAAGAGGCAAAGTGGTGAAGTTGAGCAAGCATAATTGGATTCGTCTATAAGAAGCCGACGAAACTCACGCCTTGCCAATCCACTCAAACgccttgtctctctctctctctcttcttcttctttatcaaTCGCCATTGAAAGAAACTTCTCCCAAGCTCTCCAAGCTTCCAATACACCACTCTAATTTATCTACTGGTCATCATCTTTCGGTACGTCTATACATATATAAGTGTGTGTTCTTTTCGGTTGACCTACAAATTTTCCTGTAAGTCGGAGAAAGATTAGATTTTTGTGTTTTCCATATCTGGGTTAAGCTTGTTTAGCTTATATATTCTGAAAAGGTatgcatttttttctttttcccatTTAGGTTTCCCTGCATATTTTTCTTGGTAACCAAACGGAAATGTGAAAAAATTATCCATTTGCGATTTGCATGCCGTCTAACACTAGAACAGCTTTCACTATAGAGCTAATTAGGGTTTTGTGCTGTGTTGAACTGTTTGTGTCTTAAGATTAAGAAGGTTTAAGCTTTAGTTTTAATCTTTTTGTCTCAGATCCAGCTCCACCTTAGAAAAATCTCTTTGATAAAACCAACTTGTTCTCTTGTGAGAAAAATGGTTGGGTTTTCGACTGTTTGTTCTCCATAGCTAACCAGTTCCTCTGCCTCTGAAACTACCTGGGTCTAccccaagattttttttttttgcttattcaTTGTGCTCTATCACATTACCATAACCAAACTGCACTTAGGTTTTCTTTTTTTGCCATTTTATTCAAATTGGAGTATAATTGTCTTGGTCTTTGGTTCCATCAATTTGGGGGGTGTTACTGTTTAATGGTTTTGTTTGGTGTTTGGGGTTGAACAGTTGGTATGAGACAGAGCCAATGATGCATTAATAACTCAGACAGATCAGATCAAAGTCACCTCTTAGAGTTGGCTTTGGAATCTCTGGTGTGAATGACTTGTTTTGTTTTAGACCAGAGAATACTTGTTCACTGAAAATTCACATGTCTGTGCCAATGAATGGAGTTTTTTGTGAAAACATTTAATACTTGTTACATCTCTCTTTTccattgagagagagagagagagagagtggcttGTATTGTTTTAGGTCATAGAATACGTATTAACTGAAAAATCTCATGTCTGTGCCAGTTAATGGAGTTTTTGTCAAACATTTAATACTTACATGAAACATTTCCATGTCacttttccatatatatatataatgggaaATTCTAAGGTAAGGTACTATACGATAAGGTACGAAGTTATTGATTCTAGTCATAATAGACCTTTTGCGAAATTTCgaaaaaatcaaaataatttatagaaAAAGACACACAATAGACTATTTAAATTTGATATTAacattgtaaattatttgaaCTTTTTCAAAATTACTATAATTACAATTACAATTACAATGAACACAGTCAAAATTGATTTACGTGCCTAAAATAAGACATTAGTGATGCCTTATCGGAGCGGGCCTTGTAAGAGGTGTTGAAAGTTTTAATGGGTGTTGTTGCATCTCAAGATAGCAATGGATGTCTACTCATCATCCCAAGCTATTTCCTAGTAAAATGTTAAATCAATGAGCTAGcattcaaaattatttaatatcAGGATTACTTAAAGATAAGATTTTGGAATCAGAACGTCTTGTCTATTATGTGagttgttttctttatttttaatatacGGTGCATAATTTATTCAAATGGGTGAAAGTGAAACTTTTGTATTATTCTTAAGTTTTTTCTAAGCAAAATGTTGTTGTTACAAGCATGCCTATATAATGAATTTATATCTTATTACCTTTTTAATGGCTCGAGTTATATGTAAAGTGTCTGATCTTATGGTGGGGTCACTTTTATTAAATGCTTTACTTCTGAATTTAGATCAATCAATGGTTCTTACAACAAGAAAATATGGTAAGATATTATTTGTGGGGTAATCGGtgaaaaatcaatatttttttattgttactTTGCAAAATGATCTCTAAATAGGATTTTGAGTGTGTTTAGAAGGttattttgcaaataattatCGTGACTATTATGCaaaatgactaattttttttattatagccAAACACCCCTTTGTGTGAATGGTCTTAAAATGTTATTCTTTTCAATGCTAATGgcttttttttgtttgttaaaaCTTGAGGAAGTTGGGCACTGAACTCTGGTttcaatttttatatttatttacagAATTAGTGGCCAAAACAAGTATTAAGAAAGGAAGAAATCATGGCTATGCAGCATTGCTATGCTCATGAATGGAAACCCATCACTGGTGCAGCAAGCTCTGAAAATTCAAATGGTTCTTTTGACTGTAATATCTGTTTAGACTTTGCACATGAGCCAATAGTCACACTATGTGGCCATCTTTACTGCTGGCCTTGTATCTATAAATGGCTTCATGTCCAGAGTGCCTCTCTTGCCTCTGATGAGCACCCTCAGTGCCCTGTTTGCAAGGCAGACATATCACACACTACTATGGTCCCTCTCTATGGGAGGGGTGGCCACACCACATCTGAACCCGAGCTACAAGGCAAGGCGGTCAGGATGGGAATGGCAATACCGCCTAGACCATCAGCTTGTGGTGCACAAACCGCACTTGCATCCACTACTACTCGTTCTGGTCAGCAACTTCCCTATCGAAATCCTTATCAGAACCAACACTACAATTCTCATCAGTATGACAACTATGATGAGGATTCATTGTCGCCAATGCTCAATCTTAGTGGCACACCAATGACAGGTTTTTCTCATCCAGCGGTGGGGATGTTTGGGGATATGGTTTATGCCAGGGTGTTTGGAAATTCGGAGAGCTTGTACTCGTATCCAAACTCGTATAGGCTACTGGGGAGTAGTAATCCAAGGCTGAGGAGGCAAGAGATGCAGGCTGATAAGTCACTTAACAGAATTTCCATTTTTCTCTTTTGTTGCTTTCTTCTATGCCTTGTTGTCTTCTGATTCTTGTTTTGGATTATTCTTACTTTGCCCCTTTGTACACATtgtagagaaaaaaatagaggTGAGCTTAGTAAAAACATAGATATACATGAATTGAGATTGAgatgtgttatatatatatatattaagtcaATATTTACCGATAGTGTTACATATATTTTAGGATTGAGAAACAGTTGACATTTAATGATATTGTTGTTTAGAGAAACTTCCTAGTTGTTTAATAGCAAGATTCTCAACCCAACTAATCCTACTTGTGGTTAGAATTTAGAAAGTTGTCAACTAGTTCTTGGGAATAGAATTTTATCAACAAATTAAAAATTTGGCTCTATTGGCTGCCAAAGGAAAAGAAATAAAGTATGAAACATAATGGAAGccttattaaatatataatatttcataTAACTATTTATTTAATAGCATTGGAAAAATGCTAtacataaaatgaaatatataaatataagaatTAATTCATTCTCCATAATTGATAAGTAGTGACCTCATATTCAAAAGTAGTTAAACTACAAATTGACATGTGTATTAAAATATTTGTAATATGTTTTTGTTACAGAACATCCTTTATTTGTCTAATTCAGTCAATGTATTAAAATAATTGGTGATATATTGACActtgtatttttatttgattaatcaatgaattaaatcaaattaataaaataagggTTGGAAATTATACTTAAGAAACTTTCTCTTCCTATTTTCTCACATGGGACAAatacctttttcttttcttaaaatACAATGATCTGAATTTCGTggaaaattataaattttatccAACTATGACAGTCTTATCATTTACTCATTAAAAGTCTCATAATCccactttaaaaataattatgtaattagaAAAATTCTCAATCATTACACATACAATTTACGTAAAAAAATATGTGTCTAAAATTACTCAAATTATAATTGAATTCTGACCAATAAACACCCATGAACGTGAGAAAAATGTCAACAACCCTAAATAGTACCACTTGTAATTGATAATGAAGGTAGGGTTGGATTCACCAATAATAGTATTTAAGATTAAGAAGTAGAGTAGTACATTACATTCTAAAAATAGTCCAACATATCTGGCCTTGAGCCCTGTGCAAGGCGGATTGAGGACTATATTACAATGTGGAGCCATGTTACTTAATTTCATTTTTGGAAAGATAAATTTaatgttatatgcatgataatttttttaaattttttaatatgctaatataagGTACTATCTCAAATATAtgataatttcaaatttttagatAAAAATACCCCTAATATTCAAACAATAAATTTTTCTCTTAATTCGAACTTTCTCTTTTTCTAACATatctcattctctcactctctcattctaatattgtagatatcgaaaaaatatcaaaatttaaagaaaataaataatttgaaacagacatttgagtgaaaaaaatataaatctccaaaattttcgtcaaatttcagtgcaaaACATCGAAATtgtatcgaaaaagcatcgttttgaccaaaaatcaagttttcaggATTGCATCGCATCAACATCTAAAcatcatcaattttgcatcgaaacaccatcgattttgcatcgaaaaaacaacttttcatgattgcatcacaataacattgaaacaccattgattttgcatcgaaacaccatcgaaaaagcatcgttttggccaaaaataaagttttcatgattgcatcgcaacaacatcgaaacaccatcgattttgcatcgaaaaaacatcgttttggccaaaaaacaagttttcatgattgcatcgcaagagtattgaaacaccatcgaaaaagtatcgttttggccaaaaataagttttcatgattgcatcgcaacagatcgaaacaccatcgattttgcatcgaaaaagcatcgttttggccaagaaataagttttcataattgcatcgcaagagcatcgaaacaccatcgattttgcattaaaacactatcgattttgtattgaaattgcatcgaaacaccattgaAATTTCGATAcaaaatcaatggtgtttcgatgctcttccaatgcaatcatgaaaacttgttttttttttgccaaaacgatgctttttcgatgcaaaatcgatgatgtttcgatgcaatcatttaaacttgatttttggccaaaatgatgctttttcgatgtgatttcgatgctctgcactaaaatttgaagaaaactttggaggttcatattttgTCACTCAAATATCAGtttgagatgattttttttttaaattttgatattttttcaagatctataagattagaatgagagagagagtgagagaatgagacgtgttagagagagagagagttcagattgagagagaaaatgagtgtttgaatgttaggggtgtttttgtctaaaaaattgaaactgtcatatatttgggatagtaacttatgttggcataataaatttttttactaagttatcatgcatataacatgaaatttccctttgGAAATCGCCATGGAGGtgttattattaataaattagaTAATATATTAATGAAATTTTTGGGGTAGTGATTgtgttgataggttttttttggTACACATACAAGTTATAACTCTATTTTTTTACAtaacaatgtataatgtaattatagGAGACTTctcacaaattttcaaaaaatttaggaTGCCGAAATCAAGATTCAATCAGCTTGTTGCACGCGTGCTTGTTTCAATAA
It encodes the following:
- the LOC133801979 gene encoding E3 ubiquitin-protein ligase RMA1H1-like is translated as MAMQHCYAHEWKPITGAASSENSNGSFDCNICLDFAHEPIVTLCGHLYCWPCIYKWLHVQSASLASDEHPQCPVCKADISHTTMVPLYGRGGHTTSEPELQGKAVRMGMAIPPRPSACGAQTALASTTTRSGQQLPYRNPYQNQHYNSHQYDNYDEDSLSPMLNLSGTPMTGFSHPAVGMFGDMVYARVFGNSESLYSYPNSYRLLGSSNPRLRRQEMQADKSLNRISIFLFCCFLLCLVVF